In one window of Ferriphaselus amnicola DNA:
- the prmA gene encoding 50S ribosomal protein L11 methyltransferase, translating into MAWQTLTVHADASYAEALSEALLESGALSVDMLDADADTPDEQAIFGEPGEPTTSVWQHNLVTALFDSAAQAESALRSACSAIGLVELPMFSMAALPDNDWVRLTQSQFDPIRISERLWIVPTWHSPTDSQAINIALDPGLAFGTGSHPTTRLCLRWLDKQIKGQESVLDYGCGSGILAIAALKLGAGSAVGVDVDAQAVQASHDNAMANHVTATFSLPNSASNEQFDVVIANILTNPLRVLAPLLAAATKSGGQIVLSGILAEQATDVIAIYSAWFDFDPPEFEDGWTRLSGCKR; encoded by the coding sequence ATGGCCTGGCAAACGCTGACGGTTCATGCCGATGCCAGTTATGCCGAAGCCCTGAGTGAAGCGCTGCTGGAAAGTGGCGCTTTATCAGTGGATATGCTCGATGCGGATGCCGATACGCCGGATGAGCAAGCGATATTCGGTGAGCCGGGTGAGCCAACCACCTCTGTTTGGCAACACAATCTTGTGACGGCGCTGTTCGATAGTGCAGCTCAAGCGGAGTCGGCGCTTCGCAGTGCCTGCTCTGCCATCGGTCTAGTTGAGCTGCCGATGTTTTCGATGGCCGCGCTACCTGACAACGACTGGGTGCGCCTGACTCAATCACAGTTCGATCCCATACGCATTTCCGAACGCCTTTGGATTGTTCCTACGTGGCATTCGCCTACGGACAGTCAGGCGATCAACATCGCTTTGGATCCAGGCTTGGCTTTCGGTACCGGTAGCCACCCAACTACTCGCCTATGTCTTCGCTGGCTGGACAAGCAGATCAAGGGCCAAGAGAGTGTGCTCGATTATGGTTGCGGGTCTGGCATTTTAGCAATTGCCGCGCTCAAACTCGGGGCGGGCAGTGCCGTCGGGGTGGACGTGGATGCGCAGGCGGTGCAAGCCAGCCACGATAACGCCATGGCCAATCATGTCACCGCGACGTTCTCCTTGCCCAACTCCGCATCAAATGAACAGTTTGACGTGGTCATCGCCAACATTCTGACTAACCCTCTCCGAGTTTTGGCACCTCTGTTAGCGGCTGCCACGAAATCCGGTGGGCAAATTGTCCTATCTGGAATATTGGCTGAGCAGGCGACGGATGTAATTGCGATATACAGTGCATGGTTCGACTTCGATCCGCCTGAATTCGAGGACGGCTGGACTCGCCTGTCAGGCTGCAAGCGCTGA
- the glnA gene encoding type I glutamate--ammonia ligase — MSKSAADVIQLLKDNEVKFVDLRFTDTRGKEQHVGVPAKYFGADKFEDGHAFDGSSIAGWKGIQASDMLLMPDPDSAYIDPFMDETTLVLTCDVIEPSDGKGYDRDPRSIAKRAEAFLKSSGVGDTAYFGPEPEFFIFDSVNWNIDMSGCFVKINSEEAAWSSGEKFDGGNTGHRPTVKGGYFPVPPVDSLNDIRAAMCLALEDIGIEVEVHHHEVATAGQCELGTKFSTLVKRADQTQAQKYVIFNVAHQYGKTATFMPKPIVGDNGSGMHVHQSIWKDGKNLFAGNGYAGLSETALYYIGGIIKHAKALNAITNPGTNSYKRLVPHYEAPTKLAYSAKNRSASIRIPHVASDKARRIETRFPDPSANPYLCFAALMMAGLDGIQNKIHPGDPADKNLYDLPPEEDALIPTVCTSLDEALAALDKDREFLTRGGVFSNDFIDAYIELKMTEVTRMRMTTHPVEFDMYYSL, encoded by the coding sequence ATGTCCAAGTCGGCAGCAGATGTAATTCAGTTACTCAAGGATAATGAAGTCAAGTTTGTTGATCTGCGTTTTACCGATACTCGTGGTAAAGAGCAGCACGTAGGCGTACCCGCCAAGTATTTCGGGGCGGACAAGTTTGAAGATGGCCACGCATTCGATGGTTCCTCCATCGCTGGCTGGAAGGGTATTCAAGCGTCTGACATGTTGTTGATGCCGGATCCTGACTCGGCTTATATCGACCCGTTCATGGACGAAACCACCTTGGTGCTGACTTGCGACGTGATCGAGCCATCTGACGGCAAGGGTTACGACCGCGATCCACGTTCCATCGCCAAGCGCGCTGAGGCATTCCTGAAATCTTCCGGCGTGGGTGACACTGCTTACTTCGGCCCAGAGCCAGAGTTCTTCATTTTCGACTCCGTTAACTGGAACATTGATATGTCCGGTTGCTTCGTGAAAATCAATTCCGAAGAAGCGGCATGGTCCTCTGGTGAAAAATTCGATGGCGGCAATACTGGCCACCGTCCTACCGTCAAGGGTGGATATTTCCCAGTTCCTCCCGTTGATAGCCTGAACGACATCCGTGCAGCAATGTGTCTGGCGCTGGAAGACATCGGTATCGAGGTCGAAGTGCATCACCACGAAGTGGCGACTGCTGGCCAGTGCGAACTGGGCACCAAGTTCAGCACGCTGGTTAAGCGCGCTGACCAGACCCAAGCTCAGAAGTACGTGATTTTCAACGTCGCTCATCAGTACGGCAAGACAGCGACCTTCATGCCTAAGCCTATCGTTGGCGATAACGGTTCTGGCATGCACGTTCACCAGTCTATCTGGAAAGATGGCAAGAACCTGTTCGCCGGCAACGGCTACGCCGGTTTGTCTGAGACTGCCCTGTACTACATCGGCGGTATCATCAAGCATGCGAAGGCACTGAACGCGATCACCAATCCGGGCACCAACTCCTACAAGCGTCTGGTTCCTCACTACGAAGCACCGACCAAGCTGGCTTACTCTGCCAAGAATCGTTCCGCTTCGATCCGTATCCCTCACGTCGCTAGCGACAAGGCACGCCGCATCGAGACACGTTTCCCAGATCCTTCCGCTAACCCATACTTGTGCTTTGCCGCACTGATGATGGCGGGCTTGGATGGTATTCAGAACAAGATCCACCCTGGCGATCCTGCTGACAAGAACCTGTACGACCTGCCACCCGAAGAAGATGCACTGATCCCAACCGTATGTACTTCGTTGGATGAAGCACTGGCGGCTCTGGATAAAGATCGTGAATTCTTGACTCGTGGCGGCGTGTTCTCCAACGACTTCATCGATGCTTACATCGAACTGAAGATGACGGAAGTGACTCGTATGCGCATGACCACGCATCCAGTGGAATTCGACATGTACTACAGCCTGTAA
- the purE gene encoding 5-(carboxyamino)imidazole ribonucleotide mutase, protein MNKPLVSIIMGSANDWDVMQQSAQALKDFGVEYDARVISAHRAPDLLFSYIKEMSDSGVQCFIAGAGAAAHLAGVIASKTTLPVLGVPIPSKYLKGMDSLLSIVQMPKGIPVATFAIGEAGAANAGLFAVSMLALNDVVLADKLKAYRQKQADQIASTTLPTL, encoded by the coding sequence ATGAACAAGCCATTAGTTTCCATCATCATGGGTAGCGCCAATGACTGGGATGTTATGCAGCAATCCGCTCAGGCCTTGAAGGATTTCGGTGTGGAGTATGACGCGCGCGTCATCTCTGCGCATCGCGCTCCCGATCTGCTGTTCTCCTACATCAAGGAGATGTCCGACAGCGGTGTGCAGTGCTTCATCGCCGGTGCCGGTGCGGCAGCTCACTTGGCTGGCGTGATTGCCAGCAAGACCACCCTGCCGGTGCTGGGTGTGCCGATTCCATCCAAATATTTGAAAGGCATGGATTCACTGCTGTCCATCGTGCAGATGCCCAAGGGCATTCCAGTGGCCACGTTCGCGATTGGCGAAGCGGGCGCGGCTAATGCCGGGCTGTTCGCTGTGTCCATGTTGGCGCTGAACGATGTTGTACTGGCCGACAAGCTGAAAGCCTACCGCCAAAAGCAAGCCGACCAGATTGCCTCGACGACTTTGCCTACCCTGTAA
- a CDS encoding rhodanese-like domain-containing protein, which produces MGNITKILQAAQQRAQEMKLSYQGALTPNEAYELMNQASGAVLVDVRTTAETIWVGQVPGAVEIEWMGYPSMRPNAHFLAQLEQEVSKEALVAFICRSGQRSHHAAVAATQAGYVNCFNVLEGFEGDLNDEGHRNVLNGWRALGLPWEQT; this is translated from the coding sequence ATGGGAAATATCACCAAGATACTGCAAGCGGCACAACAACGCGCTCAGGAAATGAAGTTGTCGTATCAAGGTGCGCTGACTCCTAATGAGGCCTATGAGCTGATGAACCAAGCTTCTGGTGCCGTCTTAGTGGATGTACGAACCACTGCAGAGACGATCTGGGTCGGCCAAGTTCCGGGGGCAGTGGAAATCGAATGGATGGGCTACCCGTCAATGAGGCCGAATGCACACTTCCTTGCGCAGCTCGAACAGGAAGTCTCTAAAGAAGCATTAGTAGCGTTCATTTGCCGAAGTGGGCAACGCTCTCATCACGCCGCAGTCGCAGCTACGCAGGCTGGCTACGTTAACTGCTTCAATGTGCTAGAGGGATTTGAGGGCGATCTGAACGATGAAGGGCATCGTAATGTGCTGAATGGTTGGCGCGCCCTAGGGTTGCCCTGGGAGCAAACCTAA
- the aroQ gene encoding type II 3-dehydroquinate dehydratase — translation MKNVLVLHGPNLNLLGSREPAVYGRVTLVEIDQKLAQFAREQGAELSAFQSNAESALIERIHAARLDGTTFIVINPAAFTHTSVALRDALAAVGIPFIEVHLSNVFARESFRHESYFSDIAVGIISGLGATGYELAVQYALQQP, via the coding sequence ATGAAGAATGTACTTGTCTTGCATGGTCCAAATCTGAATCTGCTCGGCAGCCGTGAGCCGGCCGTGTATGGACGCGTCACGTTGGTCGAAATTGACCAAAAATTGGCGCAGTTTGCCCGCGAACAAGGAGCAGAGTTATCTGCTTTCCAAAGTAATGCTGAATCTGCCTTGATTGAGCGTATCCATGCCGCTCGATTGGATGGCACCACCTTTATAGTAATCAACCCTGCCGCATTTACCCACACGAGCGTCGCTTTGCGTGATGCACTCGCCGCAGTGGGCATTCCTTTCATCGAGGTTCACTTGTCCAATGTATTCGCTCGCGAATCATTCCGCCACGAGTCGTATTTTTCAGACATCGCGGTGGGAATCATTAGCGGTCTGGGTGCAACCGGCTATGAGCTGGCAGTGCAGTACGCGCTGCAACAACCCTAG
- the accB gene encoding acetyl-CoA carboxylase biotin carboxyl carrier protein produces the protein MDLRKLKALVDLVEGSGIAELEISEGEERVRITRTVAASQQLYAAPQPVAMPTAQVAAPAIASEPAKPAEPEGHVVKSPMVGTFYRSSSPGAKAFVDVGQSVNAGDTLCIIEAMKLLNEIDSDKAGVIKAVLVENGQPVEYGQPLFVIG, from the coding sequence ATGGATTTACGTAAACTCAAAGCACTGGTCGATCTGGTCGAAGGCTCAGGAATCGCCGAACTAGAAATTTCCGAAGGCGAAGAGCGTGTTCGCATCACGCGCACCGTTGCTGCCAGTCAGCAGCTCTACGCTGCACCACAGCCGGTCGCCATGCCAACTGCTCAAGTCGCTGCACCTGCTATTGCCTCTGAACCAGCCAAGCCTGCCGAACCGGAGGGTCACGTGGTTAAGTCCCCGATGGTTGGCACGTTCTATCGATCATCTTCGCCAGGTGCCAAGGCATTTGTTGATGTCGGACAAAGTGTCAATGCTGGCGATACGTTGTGCATCATCGAGGCGATGAAGTTACTCAACGAAATCGACTCCGACAAAGCAGGCGTAATCAAAGCTGTTCTAGTAGAAAATGGTCAGCCCGTCGAGTACGGCCAACCACTATTTGTAATCGGCTGA
- a CDS encoding phosphoribosylaminoimidazolesuccinocarboxamide synthase, whose amino-acid sequence MMSALHESNLTSLKFLHRGKVRDLYEVDDQHLLIVQTDRLSAFDVILPDPVPGKGEVLTSLSNFWFAKLGHVIPNHLSGIAPEDVVKTDADRAQVQGRAFVVKRLKPLPVEAIVRGYLVGSGWKDYKKTGAVCGIALPAGLQEAQKLPQPLFTPSTKAAVGDHDENISFDEVVKLLGAARAEEVKAATLALYTQAADFALTKGIIIADTKFEFGTDAAGKMYLIDEALTPDSSRFWPAEQYQVGSNPPSYDKQFVRDWLESTGWNKQPPAPNAPSDVLEKTAEKYSEALQRLTA is encoded by the coding sequence ATCATGTCCGCTCTACACGAATCCAACCTGACCAGCCTGAAGTTCCTGCATCGCGGCAAAGTGCGCGACCTCTACGAGGTAGATGACCAGCACCTGCTGATCGTGCAAACCGACCGTTTGTCCGCCTTCGATGTGATCTTGCCGGACCCAGTTCCCGGCAAGGGCGAAGTGCTGACCTCGCTGTCCAACTTCTGGTTCGCCAAGCTCGGCCACGTCATCCCCAACCATCTCTCCGGCATCGCGCCAGAAGACGTGGTTAAAACGGATGCTGACCGTGCTCAGGTCCAGGGACGCGCGTTCGTGGTTAAGCGCCTCAAGCCGCTGCCAGTCGAAGCCATTGTGCGCGGGTATCTGGTCGGCTCTGGCTGGAAGGATTACAAAAAGACCGGCGCGGTGTGCGGCATCGCCCTGCCGGCAGGCTTGCAGGAAGCGCAGAAGTTGCCGCAGCCGCTATTCACACCCTCGACCAAAGCCGCCGTGGGCGACCATGACGAGAATATCTCGTTCGACGAAGTAGTGAAGCTGCTCGGCGCGGCTCGTGCTGAAGAAGTGAAGGCGGCTACGCTGGCGCTCTACACTCAGGCAGCTGATTTTGCCCTGACTAAAGGCATCATCATCGCTGATACCAAGTTCGAATTCGGTACGGACGCGGCAGGTAAGATGTATCTGATTGACGAGGCGCTGACGCCAGACTCTTCCCGCTTTTGGCCTGCGGAGCAATACCAAGTAGGCAGCAACCCACCCAGCTACGATAAGCAATTCGTGCGCGACTGGCTAGAGTCCACTGGCTGGAATAAGCAACCGCCCGCACCCAATGCGCCATCTGATGTGCTGGAAAAGACCGCTGAGAAGTACAGCGAAGCACTGCAACGCCTGACCGCCTGA
- a CDS encoding DUF4124 domain-containing protein: MRLICLSLGLLLSLSALADIYKSVDGSGHVTYSSTPSKGAKRLDLAPPVARQTQSSRAVSPSSFPRVDGQTQRERDDMRRRILEQERATELSLLSEARAKTNNQADVVLHQKNIEALNSELARLK; encoded by the coding sequence ATGAGATTGATTTGCTTGAGTCTGGGGTTGCTATTGAGCCTCTCCGCCTTGGCGGATATCTACAAATCTGTGGATGGGAGTGGCCACGTTACCTACTCCAGCACTCCGAGCAAAGGTGCCAAACGGCTGGATTTGGCACCGCCAGTAGCTAGGCAAACACAGTCATCTAGAGCTGTTTCACCGAGTAGCTTCCCTAGAGTCGATGGGCAGACCCAACGCGAACGGGATGACATGCGGCGGCGGATATTGGAGCAAGAGCGAGCGACCGAGTTGTCACTGTTGAGCGAAGCTCGTGCCAAGACTAACAATCAGGCCGATGTCGTGCTGCATCAAAAGAACATCGAAGCACTCAACTCTGAATTGGCTCGCCTAAAATGA
- a CDS encoding cation diffusion facilitator family transporter: MKNHTQTMSPEFEPKHPERFAAARKSTWVSIVINLLLTVLQILAGYFGRSQSLMADGLHSLSDLLSDVLVLYANRQGNRHADANHPYGHARIETAATLILGVLLAALGVALLVAAALRLQHPAQVQVVHPVTFWVALVALAAKEGMFRYMLAVAKRVRSQMLVANAWHARSDAASSLVVLAGIGGNLLGFAFLDLLAAAVVGVMIAHMGGKLAREALAELIDTGLDESEVAAIRQTLLDTPGVFSLHELRTRKMADHALVDAHVIVNPRISVSEGHYIAESARQRVLRNHHVMDVMVHIDPEDDSKARPNAHLPSRSKLLDHLSQRLDSAAPLESSVVLHYLDGKVDIEIFTAGLKHEELAALKRKSEQIVGDDPWFRSIHIYQIFAQ; the protein is encoded by the coding sequence ATGAAAAATCACACCCAGACAATGTCTCCAGAGTTTGAGCCTAAGCATCCAGAGCGCTTTGCCGCCGCACGAAAGAGCACTTGGGTAAGTATTGTCATCAACTTGCTGTTGACGGTGCTTCAGATACTGGCCGGGTATTTTGGTCGATCACAATCTTTGATGGCTGACGGCTTGCATTCGCTGTCGGACTTGCTCTCTGACGTGCTGGTGCTTTATGCCAATCGACAGGGAAATCGTCATGCTGATGCCAATCATCCTTACGGTCATGCACGTATCGAAACGGCAGCCACGTTGATTTTGGGTGTGCTACTGGCTGCGCTAGGTGTGGCTTTGCTAGTGGCAGCGGCACTGCGCTTGCAACATCCTGCGCAAGTGCAGGTGGTTCATCCTGTGACGTTTTGGGTAGCTTTGGTGGCGCTGGCGGCCAAGGAAGGGATGTTTCGTTATATGCTGGCTGTCGCCAAGCGGGTGCGCTCGCAGATGTTGGTCGCCAATGCTTGGCATGCCCGCTCTGATGCTGCCTCTTCGCTAGTGGTGCTGGCTGGTATCGGTGGCAACTTGCTTGGCTTCGCTTTTCTTGATCTGTTGGCTGCCGCTGTGGTGGGGGTGATGATTGCCCACATGGGGGGGAAGTTAGCGCGCGAGGCCTTGGCTGAGCTGATTGATACGGGGCTAGATGAAAGCGAAGTCGCAGCCATACGCCAGACCTTGCTGGATACTCCTGGCGTATTCAGCCTGCACGAATTGCGTACGCGCAAAATGGCGGATCACGCCTTGGTGGATGCTCATGTCATTGTCAATCCAAGAATTAGCGTATCTGAAGGGCACTATATTGCTGAAAGTGCCCGCCAGCGGGTCCTGCGTAACCATCATGTGATGGACGTGATGGTTCACATCGACCCCGAGGATGACTCCAAGGCCCGACCAAATGCCCATTTGCCCAGCCGAAGCAAACTGCTGGATCATTTGTCGCAGCGACTAGATAGCGCCGCGCCGCTCGAAAGCTCTGTGGTCCTTCACTATCTCGACGGCAAGGTCGATATTGAAATATTTACTGCTGGGCTCAAGCACGAAGAGCTGGCCGCACTAAAACGTAAAAGCGAGCAGATCGTCGGGGATGATCCTTGGTTTCGTTCCATCCATATTTATCAAATTTTCGCCCAATAA
- a CDS encoding HDOD domain-containing protein, translating to MSENTSANLKVSIKNLEALPAMPSVVQRILSLPLDTEEGERDLLKLIGTDPQISARIIGLSNTPMFGASKKVSSVSDAAMLLGITRVKSVAVGIAVMSTLTRHPMGKLKVQDLWLHSMGVALAMRVLARAMPLRTRPLEDEIFLAGLLHDIGFLVLNYIDPKLSDELHARLAENPESPVQEVEAGLLELGHAEMGAQLATHWDLPENVVSVLRYHHLPADEGSDVGQPLVGLLNLAEKLLPAFGIAEFVTPEITEDEWLSFGIDPSRAEDIASLIQEQTEQAKKMASNFG from the coding sequence ATGAGTGAAAATACGTCCGCTAATTTGAAAGTTTCAATCAAAAACCTGGAAGCCCTTCCTGCCATGCCTAGTGTGGTTCAGAGGATTCTGTCTTTGCCGCTTGATACCGAAGAAGGCGAGCGGGATTTACTCAAGCTGATAGGCACCGATCCACAAATCTCTGCTCGGATCATTGGGTTGTCAAACACTCCCATGTTCGGGGCCTCTAAAAAGGTCAGCTCGGTTTCCGATGCCGCTATGTTGCTGGGCATTACTCGGGTCAAATCTGTAGCAGTGGGGATTGCGGTCATGTCAACGCTGACACGGCATCCCATGGGCAAGCTAAAGGTTCAGGATCTGTGGTTGCATAGTATGGGAGTTGCCCTAGCGATGCGTGTATTGGCACGTGCTATGCCGCTGCGCACTCGGCCCTTAGAAGATGAGATATTCCTTGCCGGCCTATTGCATGACATCGGGTTTCTGGTGCTGAACTACATTGATCCTAAACTGAGTGACGAATTACATGCCCGACTGGCTGAGAATCCAGAGAGTCCTGTTCAGGAGGTTGAGGCTGGGTTGCTAGAGCTTGGGCATGCCGAGATGGGAGCGCAGTTGGCTACTCACTGGGATTTGCCGGAAAACGTAGTTTCAGTATTGCGCTATCACCACTTACCAGCTGATGAAGGCTCTGACGTAGGTCAGCCCTTGGTTGGCTTGCTAAACCTCGCTGAAAAGCTGCTGCCAGCATTTGGTATCGCCGAGTTTGTTACGCCAGAGATTACCGAAGATGAATGGCTCTCATTTGGTATAGACCCGAGTCGTGCGGAGGATATTGCCTCTTTGATTCAGGAGCAAACTGAGCAAGCTAAAAAGATGGCCTCAAATTTTGGCTGA
- a CDS encoding DUF3426 domain-containing protein: MSWITQCPHCKTRFRIHQEQLDVRRGLVCCGRCQHAFNAREQLFPNADIDHPKEPSDGQDAISSPLMDGSNQPSAIQPNKAIPENIAITAISPTIAPNIASSAQLAPPEAALEIQTQPPPAPSDIPALANSNSPWWIAGVLGLSLMLLLQLGYSFRVVLIARAPMLEPIFATYCKLAGCTIELPQQAELLLLETSGLEAIEGKGNQIELSALIRNRANFSQTYPSLQLALTNQQDTVIARRSFAPEDYLPTEMEEKKGIGAGQILEVHTPLDINGLAPVGYKLLLFYPHSSAKI, from the coding sequence ATGAGCTGGATCACCCAGTGTCCCCATTGCAAGACACGGTTTCGCATTCATCAGGAACAACTTGATGTTCGGCGTGGCTTGGTGTGTTGTGGCCGATGCCAACATGCGTTCAATGCCCGCGAGCAGCTTTTTCCTAATGCCGATATTGACCATCCGAAGGAGCCATCTGATGGACAGGATGCCATATCGTCTCCCCTGATGGACGGCTCCAATCAGCCTTCCGCGATCCAGCCTAACAAAGCCATTCCAGAAAATATTGCTATCACGGCCATCTCGCCAACAATAGCTCCCAATATCGCATCCTCTGCCCAATTAGCGCCGCCAGAGGCAGCGCTAGAGATTCAGACACAACCTCCCCCGGCGCCTTCAGATATTCCTGCGTTGGCCAACTCCAACTCTCCTTGGTGGATTGCAGGAGTATTGGGCTTGTCGCTTATGTTGCTACTGCAACTGGGGTACTCTTTCCGAGTTGTGCTAATAGCACGTGCGCCCATGCTTGAGCCCATATTCGCTACTTACTGCAAACTTGCTGGCTGTACGATTGAGCTACCGCAGCAAGCTGAGCTATTGCTACTTGAAACCTCGGGTCTGGAGGCCATCGAAGGGAAGGGTAATCAGATAGAGCTCTCCGCCCTGATTCGAAATCGTGCCAACTTTTCGCAGACATATCCGAGTCTGCAGCTGGCATTGACTAACCAACAGGACACTGTGATCGCCCGTCGAAGCTTCGCGCCCGAGGACTACTTGCCTACAGAGATGGAGGAGAAGAAGGGGATAGGGGCCGGCCAAATACTTGAGGTGCACACTCCTTTAGACATCAACGGCTTAGCACCGGTCGGCTATAAACTATTGCTATTCTATCCGCACAGCTCAGCCAAAATTTGA
- a CDS encoding carbonic anhydrase produces the protein MTAPSQLIEGFRRFREQHFAEDDALYRQLVIDGQTPKTLVVACCDSRVDPALVLDCAPGDLFVIRNVANLVPPVETRYGGRHGTSAALDYAVRTLGVEHIIVLGHAHCGGIRALLMGGGGQAQESFINSWMRLAEDARTSVLRDLPDAPLEVQLEACEQRAILGSLNNLMTFDWIRERVERRTLTLHGWYFDIEHGRLLEYNQSTQSFNNL, from the coding sequence ATGACTGCACCCAGCCAGCTCATCGAAGGCTTTCGCCGTTTCCGCGAACAGCATTTCGCGGAAGACGATGCGCTTTACCGGCAATTAGTGATTGACGGACAAACGCCCAAGACGCTGGTCGTTGCCTGTTGTGATTCCCGCGTTGACCCAGCGCTAGTGCTCGACTGCGCCCCAGGTGATTTGTTCGTCATTCGTAATGTGGCCAACTTGGTGCCGCCTGTAGAAACACGCTACGGCGGTCGTCATGGCACCAGTGCTGCTCTCGACTATGCCGTGCGAACATTAGGAGTCGAGCACATCATTGTCTTGGGACATGCTCATTGTGGCGGCATTCGTGCGCTACTAATGGGCGGAGGTGGCCAAGCGCAGGAATCTTTTATCAATAGCTGGATGCGTTTGGCCGAAGATGCAAGGACGAGCGTCTTGCGCGATCTGCCGGATGCACCCTTAGAGGTGCAGCTCGAAGCCTGTGAGCAGCGTGCCATCTTGGGCTCACTCAATAATCTGATGACTTTCGATTGGATACGTGAGCGGGTAGAGCGTAGAACGCTGACCTTGCATGGCTGGTATTTCGACATAGAGCATGGGCGGTTATTGGAATATAATCAATCTACTCAAAGCTTTAATAATCTTTAA
- the accC gene encoding acetyl-CoA carboxylase biotin carboxylase subunit has translation MFEKVLIANRGEIALRIQRACREMGIKTVAVHSEADADAKYVKLADESVCIGPAPSGQSYLSIPAIISAAEVTDAQAIHPGYGFLSENADFAERVEKSGFVFIGPRAETIRLMGDKVSAKNAMKKAGVPCVPGVDGALPDDPAEIIKIARSIGYPVIIKAAGGGGGRGMRVVHTEAALLNAVTMTKTEAQAAFNNPMVYMEKFLENPRHIEIQILADQHGNAVYLGERDCSMQRRHQKIIEEAPAPLLNPRLRNKIGERCAEACRKIGYRGAGTFEFLYENGDFFFIEMNTRVQVEHPVSEMITGIDIVQQQIRIAAGEKLSFRQKDIEFRGHAIECRINAEHPYKFIPSPGRITTWHVPGGPGIRVDSHVYANYFVPPNYDSMIGKLIAYGDTREQALARMRTALSEMAVEGIDTNIALHQELLQDAAFIRGGTNIHYLEHKLAEKSKVK, from the coding sequence ATGTTTGAGAAAGTACTGATTGCCAATCGAGGCGAAATCGCACTGCGCATTCAGCGCGCATGTCGCGAAATGGGTATCAAAACCGTTGCGGTTCACTCCGAAGCCGATGCTGATGCAAAATACGTCAAGCTAGCCGACGAATCGGTGTGTATTGGCCCCGCCCCTTCGGGACAAAGCTACCTCAGCATCCCAGCCATTATCAGCGCCGCCGAAGTCACTGATGCTCAAGCGATCCACCCCGGTTATGGATTTCTCTCCGAGAATGCAGATTTTGCTGAGCGCGTAGAAAAGAGTGGCTTCGTATTCATCGGCCCACGCGCGGAAACCATCCGCTTGATGGGGGATAAAGTATCTGCCAAGAATGCCATGAAGAAAGCAGGCGTTCCCTGCGTCCCTGGTGTCGATGGTGCTTTGCCTGACGATCCAGCGGAGATCATCAAGATTGCTCGCAGCATCGGCTACCCAGTCATCATCAAGGCCGCAGGCGGCGGCGGCGGGCGCGGTATGCGTGTAGTGCATACGGAAGCAGCGCTGCTTAATGCGGTAACCATGACCAAGACGGAAGCTCAGGCCGCCTTCAATAATCCCATGGTTTACATGGAGAAATTCCTCGAAAATCCGCGTCACATCGAGATTCAGATCCTAGCAGACCAGCACGGCAACGCCGTTTACTTGGGTGAGCGCGACTGCTCCATGCAGCGACGCCACCAAAAGATCATCGAAGAGGCTCCAGCCCCGCTGCTCAATCCGAGATTGCGCAACAAGATCGGTGAGCGCTGCGCAGAAGCTTGTCGCAAAATCGGCTATCGAGGCGCGGGCACGTTCGAGTTCCTGTATGAGAACGGAGACTTCTTTTTCATCGAGATGAATACTCGCGTACAGGTTGAGCATCCGGTCAGCGAAATGATTACCGGCATTGACATCGTACAGCAGCAGATTCGCATCGCCGCAGGTGAGAAGCTTAGCTTCCGCCAAAAGGACATTGAGTTCCGTGGTCACGCCATCGAGTGTCGCATCAATGCGGAGCACCCGTATAAATTCATCCCATCGCCAGGCCGCATCACCACTTGGCACGTTCCTGGCGGACCTGGCATTCGCGTTGATTCACATGTATATGCAAATTATTTCGTCCCGCCAAATTACGATTCCATGATCGGCAAGCTGATCGCCTACGGCGATACTCGCGAACAGGCACTAGCAAGAATGCGTACGGCTCTGTCTGAAATGGCGGTCGAGGGTATCGACACTAATATCGCGCTACATCAGGAGCTATTGCAAGATGCCGCCTTTATTCGTGGCGGTACGAACATCCATTATCTTGAGCACAAGCTGGCCGAGAAATCGAAGGTCAAATAA